In Penaeus vannamei isolate JL-2024 chromosome 15, ASM4276789v1, whole genome shotgun sequence, the following are encoded in one genomic region:
- the LOC113816081 gene encoding dickkopf-related protein 3 produces the protein MNLCLFFLTVGCLVTPCMAQGLSWLFRRLHKAGRHNIRDISGGRHNSHQLTTDQPFDFYKDLRLCTNDRVCGRGQFCDQHYGVCRDHVTEGRECRRDAMCEGGYNCMFGLCQKRIKRGREGARCRKERDCGAGMCCARRHGEQVCQRRVPLGHKCYVPEGGLDYSMNQLCPCESGLVCKYTAQQPPSRHQLMALMSAHEDMRCAAPSHRVD, from the exons ATGAACTTGTGTCTCTTCTTCCTGACGGTGGGATGCCTGGTGACCCCCTGCATGGCACAAGGACTTTCCTGGCTCTTCAGACGCCTCCATAAAGCAGGTCGCCATAACATCCGCGACATCAGTGGCGGCCGTCACAACTCCCATCAACTGACGACAGATCAACCCTTCGACTTCTACAAAGACTTG CGTCTGTGCACCAACGACCGCGTGTGTGGGCGCGGCCAGTTCTGCGACCAGCACTACGGCGTGTGTCGGGACCACGTGACGGAGGGACGCGAGTGTCGTCGGGACGCCATGTGTGAGGGCGGATACAACTGCATGTTCGGCCTGTGCCAAAAGCGCATCaagcgtgggcgtgagggcgccaGGTGCCGCAAGGAGCGGGATTGTGGAGCAGGGATGTGCTGCGCCCGTCGCCATGGAGAGCAGGTGTGTCAGCGGCGTGTGCCGTTGGGCCACAAGTGCTACGTCCCTGAGGGCGGCCTCGACTACTCCATGAACCAGCTTTGTCCGTGCGAGAGCGGCCTTGTGTGCAAATATACGGCTCAACAGCCTCCTTCCAGGCACCAGCTCATGGCCCTCATGTCGGCGCACGAGGACATGCGCTGCGCAGCGCCCTCGCACCGCGTCGACTGA